Proteins encoded within one genomic window of Desulforegulaceae bacterium:
- the rpsK gene encoding 30S ribosomal protein S11, protein MAKVKVKKKKKVRKNISTGVAHILSTFNNSIVSITDTSGNVICWSTSGAMSFKGSRKSTPFAAQMAAEDAAKKAVENGMKTVEVYVKGPGAGRESAIRALQSTGLNVTSIKDVTPVPHNGCRPPKRRRV, encoded by the coding sequence ATGGCAAAAGTAAAAGTCAAGAAGAAAAAAAAGGTCAGAAAGAATATATCTACTGGAGTTGCCCATATACTTTCAACATTTAATAACTCAATTGTAAGTATAACAGATACTTCCGGTAATGTAATCTGCTGGTCGACTTCAGGTGCTATGAGTTTTAAAGGTTCCAGGAAAAGCACACCTTTTGCTGCTCAGATGGCAGCTGAGGATGCAGCAAAAAAAGCAGTAGAAAATGGAATGAAAACTGTTGAAGTATATGTTAAGGGTCCAGGGGCAGGAAGAGAGTCTGCAATAAGAGCTCTTCAGTCAACAGGTCTTAACGTTACATCTATTAAGGATGTCACGCCTGTTCCGCATAACGGATGCCGTCCGCCCAAACGCAGAAGAGTTTAA
- a CDS encoding DNA-directed RNA polymerase subunit alpha, whose protein sequence is MSSNSQLDEIVYINWREMIKPEKVQVETTDTYGKFVFEPLEKGYSTTIGNSLRRIILSSIYGAGIVRVWVEGVTHEYSTVPNVIEDVSDIILNLKEVRLKAFDLEPRIIELKTDTPGKVYASQIVSADGSIEVLNPDQYIATVSQGGNLNIKMEVRIGKGYTLSTQNNDEPILEDSIAVDTIFSPVKKVSYHVGNARVGQKTDYDKLTIEIRTDGCVTPEDCLAYAAKILKEQMNPFITFDEHLEPEPEPEKTEEDKPKFNENLYRSVDELELSVRSSNCLKNAKIRAIYQLVQKTESEMLKTKNFGRKSLNEIKEVLGEMGLSLGTKLEGFVPPEEDDEEDKE, encoded by the coding sequence ATGTCATCAAATTCACAATTAGATGAAATTGTATATATTAACTGGCGAGAGATGATCAAGCCTGAAAAAGTTCAGGTAGAAACAACTGATACCTATGGAAAGTTTGTTTTTGAACCTCTTGAAAAAGGGTATTCTACAACTATCGGTAATTCCCTGAGACGTATAATTCTTTCTTCAATTTACGGAGCAGGGATAGTCAGGGTATGGGTTGAGGGCGTTACCCACGAATACTCAACAGTGCCAAATGTAATAGAAGATGTGTCAGATATTATTCTGAATCTTAAAGAGGTAAGGCTCAAGGCTTTTGATCTTGAACCGCGTATTATTGAGCTTAAAACAGATACACCTGGGAAGGTTTATGCTTCTCAGATAGTATCAGCGGACGGTTCCATAGAAGTTCTTAACCCTGACCAATATATTGCTACGGTTTCTCAGGGGGGAAATCTTAATATAAAAATGGAAGTCAGAATAGGTAAGGGATATACTTTATCAACTCAGAATAATGACGAGCCTATCTTAGAGGATTCTATTGCAGTTGATACTATATTTTCACCTGTAAAAAAAGTAAGTTACCATGTGGGAAATGCACGTGTGGGGCAAAAAACAGATTATGATAAGCTTACAATTGAGATCAGAACTGACGGATGTGTAACGCCTGAAGATTGTTTGGCTTACGCAGCAAAAATTTTAAAAGAACAGATGAATCCTTTTATTACTTTTGATGAGCACCTTGAACCTGAACCTGAGCCAGAAAAGACTGAAGAGGATAAGCCGAAATTCAATGAAAATTTATATAGAAGTGTTGATGAACTTGAGCTTTCAGTAAGAAGCTCAAATTGTCTTAAAAATGCAAAAATAAGGGCAATTTACCAGCTCGTTCAGAAAACTGAAAGTGAAATGCTTAAAACAAAGAATTTTGGCCGAAAATCATTGAATGAAATTAAGGAAGTCCTTGGGGAGATGGGTTTATCACTTGGAACCAAGTTAGAAGGTTTTGTGCCTCCTGAGGAAGATGATGAGGAAGACAAAGAATAG
- the cobA gene encoding uroporphyrinogen-III C-methyltransferase, translating to MGNNLKGFVYLVGAGPGDPELLTIKGKKCIEDSDVLVYDYLASKTLLRHAKENTEKIYVGKKGGDHTLSQDGINNLLVKLAIEGKTVCRLKGGDPFIFGRGGEEAEVLKDNNIEFEIVPGVTSAISAPAYAGIPLTHRSANSTLAIVTGHENPTKKTSSINWESLAKGMGTIVFLMGVKNLPNISKKLIENGKDPQTPVGLIRWGTTPSQETIRGTLENIAEKVKKSNFKAPAIIVVGEVVNYRDKLKWFEEKRPLLGKKIMITRARAQASSLVEKLLALGADCIEYPTIKIIEPDNKSDLFNSIEKIKDYSWLIFTSVNGVKHFFDALFEKNLDLRILGNLNTAVIGPATRDELKKYGINSDVFPKSYRAESIIEAFENINVKNKKILIPKALEARSVLPDELRKMGALVDEVTAYKTIPQSDKKDEILSDILNGKIDIVTFTSSSTVKNFKALFTEDEFKSATNKFQSVSIGPITTDTAIKLGINPEITAEEYTIDGLVDSILKLYKK from the coding sequence ATGGGAAACAATCTTAAAGGATTTGTATATCTGGTTGGAGCAGGTCCTGGCGACCCTGAGCTTCTTACCATCAAAGGGAAAAAATGCATTGAAGATTCAGATGTTCTTGTTTACGACTATCTTGCGTCCAAAACCCTTTTAAGACATGCAAAAGAAAATACCGAAAAAATTTATGTAGGAAAAAAAGGCGGGGATCACACCCTTTCCCAGGATGGAATCAACAATCTACTTGTTAAACTTGCAATTGAAGGAAAAACTGTATGCAGACTCAAAGGAGGGGATCCTTTTATTTTCGGGCGTGGGGGAGAAGAAGCTGAAGTTTTGAAAGATAATAATATTGAATTTGAAATTGTACCTGGAGTAACATCTGCAATCTCAGCCCCTGCCTATGCAGGAATTCCCCTTACCCACAGAAGTGCAAACTCTACACTTGCAATTGTGACAGGCCATGAAAATCCAACAAAAAAAACTTCTTCCATAAATTGGGAGAGCCTTGCAAAAGGAATGGGAACCATAGTTTTTTTAATGGGAGTAAAAAACCTTCCAAATATTTCAAAAAAACTGATTGAAAACGGAAAAGATCCACAAACTCCTGTTGGACTTATAAGATGGGGAACCACCCCATCCCAAGAGACTATTAGGGGAACTCTTGAAAATATTGCTGAAAAAGTAAAAAAAAGCAACTTTAAAGCCCCGGCAATTATAGTTGTTGGAGAAGTTGTAAACTACAGGGACAAACTCAAATGGTTTGAAGAAAAACGCCCTCTTCTTGGAAAGAAAATAATGATCACAAGAGCAAGGGCTCAGGCAAGTTCACTTGTTGAAAAACTTTTGGCTCTTGGTGCTGACTGCATTGAATATCCTACAATAAAAATAATTGAACCAGACAATAAATCAGACCTTTTCAATTCAATTGAAAAAATAAAAGATTATTCCTGGCTAATTTTCACAAGTGTCAACGGAGTAAAACATTTTTTTGATGCTTTGTTTGAAAAAAATCTTGATCTAAGGATTTTAGGAAACTTAAATACTGCTGTAATTGGCCCTGCAACAAGAGATGAACTTAAAAAATATGGAATAAATTCAGATGTTTTTCCAAAAAGTTATAGGGCAGAATCTATTATTGAAGCCTTTGAAAATATTAATGTAAAAAACAAGAAAATTCTTATTCCAAAAGCCTTGGAAGCAAGATCTGTTCTTCCAGATGAGCTTAGAAAAATGGGAGCTCTTGTTGATGAGGTAACAGCTTACAAAACAATTCCCCAATCAGATAAAAAAGATGAAATACTTTCTGATATATTAAACGGTAAAATAGACATAGTTACATTTACAAGTTCATCAACTGTAAAAAATTTCAAGGCTCTTTTTACTGAAGATGAATTTAAATCTGCAACAAATAAATTCCAGTCGGTTTCCATAGGCCCAATAACAACAGATACAGCAATTAAACTTGGTATTAACCCTGAAATTACAGCAGAGGAATATACAATAGACGGGCTTGTTGATTCAATTTTAAAACTTTATAAAAAATAA
- the bioB gene encoding biotin synthase BioB yields MLKTKPEELIQKIIDKKHFKPKELLTILRIKKKDFTKLIYITDKVRHYFFKDKIGLCKIMNAKSGNCSEDCIFCTQSSISSAKIEKYNFKSSEEIINASQNLSLTQISRFGIVTSGKRPLKKDVDEFKKALLIQKGKNPTLCASFGIADYQTLKELKKSGLERYHHNLETSESFFTNVCTTHSFSKRVETVKNAKKAGLKVCCGGLLGLGETDEQIVEFALSLKELDPDSVPVNFLAPTKGTKVFGFNHLTPFKSLLIVALLRLVLPDKEIIICGGRKENLKSLFPFVFHAGASNLMTGDYLTTAGEEMENDLELLRELGFNPLDS; encoded by the coding sequence ATGCTCAAAACAAAGCCTGAAGAGCTTATACAAAAAATTATTGATAAAAAACATTTTAAGCCAAAAGAGCTGCTAACTATATTAAGAATAAAAAAAAAAGATTTTACTAAACTAATCTATATAACTGATAAAGTGAGACATTATTTTTTTAAAGATAAAATAGGGCTTTGCAAAATCATGAATGCAAAGTCAGGAAATTGCAGTGAAGATTGTATTTTTTGCACCCAGTCGAGTATTTCATCTGCCAAGATTGAAAAATATAATTTTAAAAGTTCTGAAGAAATTATCAATGCGTCACAAAACCTGTCATTAACTCAGATAAGCAGGTTTGGAATTGTAACAAGCGGAAAAAGGCCTTTAAAAAAAGATGTTGATGAGTTTAAAAAAGCTCTTTTAATTCAAAAAGGCAAAAATCCAACTCTTTGTGCTTCTTTTGGAATTGCAGATTACCAGACTTTGAAGGAGCTTAAAAAAAGCGGACTTGAAAGATATCATCACAATCTTGAAACCTCTGAATCTTTTTTCACTAATGTTTGTACTACCCATAGTTTTAGTAAAAGAGTTGAAACTGTAAAAAATGCGAAAAAAGCAGGTTTAAAAGTTTGTTGTGGAGGACTTTTAGGTCTTGGAGAAACTGATGAGCAAATAGTAGAATTTGCACTTAGCCTTAAAGAACTTGATCCAGATTCAGTGCCTGTAAATTTTCTTGCTCCGACTAAAGGAACCAAAGTGTTTGGCTTTAATCACCTAACACCTTTTAAAAGCCTTTTAATAGTTGCTTTGCTCAGATTAGTGCTTCCTGACAAGGAAATAATAATTTGCGGAGGGAGAAAAGAGAATCTTAAATCACTTTTCCCTTTTGTTTTCCATGCCGGAGCCTCCAATTTAATGACAGGCGATTATCTTACAACCGCAGGTGAAGAAATGGAAAATGACCTTGAACTTTTAAGGGAGCTTGGGTTTAATCCACTTGACTCTTGA
- the rplQ gene encoding 50S ribosomal protein L17, with amino-acid sequence MRHKVSGVKLGRTSSHRNAMFRNMVTSLLKHGQIKTTVVKAKELRKWADKMVTLAKRGDLHARRQALAVIREKEVAHKVFEEADERFGSRNGGYTRIVRLGNRKSDGAPMCVISMCEPLDENKAE; translated from the coding sequence ATGAGACACAAAGTATCAGGAGTTAAACTGGGCAGAACTTCAAGTCATCGCAACGCTATGTTTAGAAACATGGTTACCTCGCTTTTGAAGCATGGTCAGATCAAGACAACAGTTGTGAAGGCAAAAGAGCTTAGAAAATGGGCTGATAAAATGGTAACTCTTGCAAAAAGAGGAGATCTTCATGCCAGAAGGCAGGCTCTTGCGGTTATAAGGGAAAAAGAAGTTGCTCATAAAGTTTTTGAAGAAGCAGATGAAAGATTCGGCTCAAGAAATGGTGGATATACACGTATAGTAAGACTTGGAAATCGCAAAAGCGATGGTGCTCCAATGTGCGTTATTTCTATGTGTGAACCCCTAGATGAAAATAAAGCAGAATAA
- the rpmJ gene encoding 50S ribosomal protein L36, whose product MKVRPSVKKMCRNCRIIKRKGVVRVICTNKRHKQRQG is encoded by the coding sequence ATGAAAGTCAGACCTTCAGTAAAAAAGATGTGCAGAAATTGTCGCATCATAAAGAGAAAAGGTGTGGTTAGGGTTATTTGTACAAACAAGCGTCATAAACAGAGGCAGGGTTAA
- a CDS encoding zinc ribbon domain-containing protein, with amino-acid sequence MPIYEYHCKKCDTDFEALVMSGETPECPKCGTTEVTRLMSACGFVSKGASFGGEAPTTKSSAGSNPCNTCPATNCSSCGM; translated from the coding sequence ATGCCAATCTATGAATACCATTGCAAAAAATGCGACACAGACTTTGAGGCTCTTGTGATGTCAGGAGAAACTCCTGAATGCCCAAAATGCGGCACTACCGAGGTTACAAGGCTTATGTCAGCCTGCGGATTTGTCAGCAAGGGGGCGTCTTTTGGAGGCGAGGCTCCAACTACCAAATCTTCTGCCGGCTCAAACCCATGCAATACATGTCCAGCAACCAATTGTTCCTCCTGCGGAATGTAA
- the infA gene encoding translation initiation factor IF-1, with translation MAKEEAIKVEGTVTETLPNAMFHVELENGHEILAHISGKMRMHFIKILPGDQVTVELSPYDLTRGRIVYRAKK, from the coding sequence ATGGCAAAGGAAGAAGCCATTAAGGTTGAAGGCACGGTAACAGAAACCCTGCCTAATGCAATGTTTCATGTTGAACTAGAAAATGGACATGAAATACTTGCGCATATTTCGGGAAAAATGCGAATGCATTTTATAAAAATTTTACCTGGAGACCAGGTTACTGTTGAACTTTCTCCATACGATTTGACAAGGGGAAGAATAGTATACAGAGCTAAAAAATAG
- a CDS encoding tetratricopeptide repeat protein: MEKHFNPDKIPDFLYPAKEGEKNHKIIYSDQIIAEILKKRFSAFFHTNNITEIAHFASDESLGLILFALAPFEKDLNTLELFDSLCTIIEKFGKKTKNPCVFMNNKVPGILINTNSIVFLKKTASEIKSSFKKETEMEAIAGISYHPCINYRQKHLSENCLKALVHASMLEEKTAVFDSVSLNISSDDFFQKKEIDNSIKELEKGLLLNKKDYNILNSLGVCFAAKKDFEKSLLYFEKAYSASGNNFIMPLYNQGLIHYLQGKLKTAEKFFLDAISLSETFYEIPFYLGKIEFDKKNYTKALKYLLKAESIRPGSAVVLNYLGETYLLDNDLENSFLAYKKSLKSHPDNPYALSALGYIYYLKGENREISKTFIKESLKMEPDNPLFKKRLELVSKEKSIDETNRAHKLFKN; this comes from the coding sequence ATGGAAAAACATTTCAATCCTGATAAAATTCCCGATTTTCTCTATCCAGCCAAGGAAGGAGAAAAAAATCACAAAATAATTTATTCAGATCAGATAATTGCAGAAATTCTTAAAAAAAGATTTTCTGCATTTTTCCATACAAACAATATCACTGAAATTGCACATTTTGCTTCCGATGAAAGCCTTGGACTTATTTTATTTGCACTTGCCCCTTTTGAAAAAGATTTAAATACACTCGAACTTTTTGATAGTCTTTGCACTATTATCGAAAAATTTGGTAAAAAAACTAAAAACCCATGTGTTTTCATGAACAATAAAGTTCCTGGAATCCTTATAAACACAAACTCTATTGTCTTTCTCAAAAAAACTGCTTCTGAAATAAAATCAAGCTTTAAAAAAGAAACAGAAATGGAAGCCATAGCAGGAATCAGTTATCATCCATGTATAAATTATAGACAGAAACATCTATCTGAAAACTGCCTTAAAGCACTTGTTCATGCTTCAATGCTTGAAGAAAAAACTGCTGTATTTGACTCTGTGAGTCTTAATATAAGCTCAGATGATTTTTTTCAGAAAAAAGAGATTGATAACTCAATAAAAGAACTTGAAAAAGGGCTTCTTCTGAATAAAAAAGATTACAATATTCTAAACAGCCTTGGGGTCTGCTTTGCTGCAAAGAAAGACTTTGAAAAATCTCTTTTATACTTTGAAAAAGCATATTCCGCTTCAGGTAATAATTTTATAATGCCTCTTTACAATCAGGGTTTGATTCATTACCTTCAAGGTAAGCTTAAAACAGCTGAAAAATTTTTTTTGGACGCAATAAGCCTTTCGGAGACTTTTTATGAAATACCATTTTATCTGGGTAAAATTGAATTTGATAAAAAAAACTATACAAAGGCTCTTAAATATCTTTTAAAAGCTGAATCAATAAGGCCTGGAAGTGCTGTTGTTTTAAATTATCTAGGGGAAACCTACCTTTTGGATAATGATTTGGAAAACTCTTTTCTTGCTTATAAAAAATCTCTCAAATCTCATCCAGATAACCCTTATGCACTTTCAGCTCTTGGCTATATTTATTATCTAAAAGGTGAAAATAGAGAAATTTCAAAAACTTTTATAAAGGAAAGTCTTAAAATGGAACCAGACAATCCTTTGTTCAAAAAAAGACTTGAGCTTGTTTCAAAAGAAAAAAGCATAGATGAAACAAACAGAGCTCATAAATTATTTAAAAACTAA
- the selA gene encoding L-seryl-tRNA(Sec) selenium transferase produces the protein MPLNDEKKNRLKEIPGIDKLILKINNKYSVKSIPKSLISRKTKEVVDDLRQDIVSEKYNCKEQVNSDEIAEKVYKKILKAHEPNFKRVINATGVVVHTNLGRSLLAKEAAEFVFERATGFSNLELDLKTGKRGLRYSLVEDLVCEISGCEAAMVVNNNAAAVLLCLDTFAKGKEVVVSRGELVEIGGSFRIPEVMEKSGAILKEVGTTNRTHLKDYENAYEETKTAMFLKVHTSNFDIIGFTSKVSLEELSKLSMKKNIIFMEDLGSGTFIDFSNFGLPKEPTVTESVKAGTDLVTFSGDKLLGGPQAGIIAGKKGLIEEIRKNPLTRALRIDKMTLAALEITLRLYRDPKQAVKKIPTLKMISQTLNEIEQKAHELKELIDNLKIKNLKTNFVKSSSRAGGGSLPETNIPTICLGIETKLSASQLEKLMRKNTPPVMGRIENNKYLLDLRTVSENETEIIAKAFKNLKNELS, from the coding sequence ATGCCATTAAACGATGAAAAAAAAAATAGGTTAAAGGAAATTCCAGGAATAGACAAACTGATTTTAAAAATAAACAACAAATACTCAGTGAAAAGTATTCCCAAATCTCTTATTTCAAGAAAAACAAAAGAAGTTGTCGATGATTTAAGACAAGACATTGTCTCAGAAAAATACAATTGTAAAGAACAAGTAAATTCTGATGAAATAGCAGAAAAAGTATACAAAAAAATATTAAAAGCCCATGAACCCAATTTTAAAAGGGTAATAAATGCAACAGGAGTGGTTGTTCATACCAATCTTGGCCGTTCCCTTCTTGCAAAGGAAGCAGCTGAATTTGTGTTTGAAAGGGCAACAGGTTTTTCCAATCTTGAACTTGACCTTAAAACAGGAAAAAGAGGCTTAAGATACTCTCTTGTAGAAGATCTTGTATGCGAAATTTCAGGGTGTGAAGCTGCAATGGTTGTAAATAACAATGCTGCTGCTGTTCTTTTATGCCTGGATACTTTTGCAAAGGGAAAAGAAGTTGTGGTTTCAAGAGGAGAGCTTGTAGAAATCGGAGGGTCTTTCAGAATCCCTGAAGTAATGGAAAAAAGCGGAGCTATTTTAAAAGAGGTTGGAACAACCAATAGAACTCATTTAAAAGATTATGAAAATGCTTATGAGGAAACAAAAACAGCAATGTTTTTAAAGGTTCATACAAGCAATTTTGATATAATAGGCTTTACTTCAAAAGTATCTCTTGAAGAACTTTCAAAACTCTCCATGAAAAAAAATATAATCTTCATGGAAGATCTAGGAAGTGGAACATTTATTGATTTTTCAAATTTCGGTCTTCCAAAGGAACCTACAGTAACAGAATCTGTAAAGGCAGGAACAGATCTTGTAACTTTTAGCGGAGACAAACTTTTGGGAGGTCCCCAGGCTGGAATAATTGCAGGCAAAAAAGGGCTTATTGAAGAAATAAGAAAAAACCCTCTTACAAGAGCTTTAAGAATTGATAAAATGACTCTGGCAGCTCTTGAAATCACCTTGAGGCTTTATAGAGATCCAAAACAAGCAGTTAAAAAGATTCCAACTCTTAAAATGATTTCCCAAACTTTAAATGAAATTGAACAAAAAGCACACGAACTAAAAGAGCTTATAGACAATCTTAAGATTAAAAATCTTAAAACAAATTTTGTTAAATCAAGCTCCAGGGCTGGAGGGGGCTCTCTTCCTGAAACAAATATTCCAACAATTTGTCTTGGAATTGAAACAAAATTGTCCGCATCTCAACTTGAAAAACTGATGAGAAAAAACACCCCTCCGGTAATGGGAAGAATTGAAAACAACAAATATCTTCTTGATCTCAGGACAGTATCAGAAAATGAAACCGAAATAATTGCCAAGGCATTTAAAAATCTTAAAAATGAGCTAAGCTAA
- the secY gene encoding preprotein translocase subunit SecY, giving the protein MITGSGYQNIFKQAELKKRLLVTALLLIVYRVGVHVPTPGIDRQALVSLFASAKGTLFSMFDMFAGGALSQLSVFALGIMPYISAAIIFELLQVSIPHLQQLKKEGEQGRRRLTQYTRYATVGISLIQGIGISIGLENMTSPGGAPIVIEPGWSFRIMTMITLTAGTVFIMWLGEQITERGIGNGISLIIFAGIVARMPVAITNTFRLVSQDEMGVFGLILLLVLMVGVIAFINFMEQAQRRIPVHYAKRVVGRKMFGGQNSHLPLKINSAGVIPPIFASSIMMFPATLANIIDIPAMEAFSRVMSPQTITYNLIYVAFIVFFCFFYTAIQFNPEDLAENLKKGGGYVPGIRPGKKTTEYIDKVITRLTLIGSIYISAVCILPTLLIAKYNVPFYFGGTALLIVVGVAIDFVGQVESHLINRNYQGFLTNDNSGNKKKKAGLSIR; this is encoded by the coding sequence ATGATAACTGGCAGCGGATATCAGAACATATTCAAACAGGCTGAACTGAAGAAAAGACTACTTGTAACAGCACTTCTTTTAATAGTTTATAGAGTAGGTGTTCATGTTCCGACTCCCGGAATTGACAGACAGGCTCTTGTATCTTTGTTTGCATCGGCTAAAGGCACATTGTTTTCAATGTTTGACATGTTCGCCGGGGGTGCGTTAAGTCAGCTTTCAGTGTTTGCCCTTGGTATTATGCCTTATATCAGTGCTGCAATTATTTTTGAATTGCTCCAGGTTTCCATTCCCCATTTACAGCAGTTGAAAAAAGAAGGTGAGCAGGGAAGGCGCAGGCTTACTCAATATACAAGATATGCTACTGTGGGAATAAGTCTTATCCAGGGTATCGGAATCAGTATAGGGCTTGAAAATATGACTTCACCCGGAGGAGCTCCTATAGTTATCGAGCCGGGATGGAGTTTTAGAATTATGACAATGATTACCCTTACCGCAGGTACTGTTTTTATAATGTGGTTAGGTGAGCAGATTACAGAAAGGGGAATAGGCAATGGAATTTCCCTGATTATTTTTGCAGGTATAGTTGCTAGAATGCCTGTGGCAATAACAAATACATTCAGGCTTGTTTCCCAAGATGAGATGGGTGTTTTCGGACTTATTCTTCTCCTTGTTTTAATGGTTGGAGTTATAGCCTTTATTAATTTTATGGAGCAGGCTCAAAGAAGAATACCTGTGCATTATGCAAAAAGGGTAGTTGGAAGAAAAATGTTCGGTGGTCAAAATTCACATCTTCCATTAAAGATTAACAGTGCAGGAGTAATTCCACCGATTTTTGCATCTTCAATAATGATGTTTCCGGCAACTCTTGCAAATATAATTGATATACCGGCAATGGAAGCTTTTTCTAGGGTAATGTCCCCTCAAACAATTACTTACAATTTAATTTATGTAGCTTTTATTGTATTTTTTTGTTTCTTTTATACGGCCATTCAGTTTAATCCCGAAGATCTTGCAGAAAATCTTAAAAAAGGCGGAGGTTATGTTCCTGGAATAAGACCTGGAAAAAAGACAACTGAGTACATTGATAAGGTAATTACACGATTGACTTTGATTGGCTCAATTTATATTTCTGCTGTCTGTATTCTTCCGACTTTATTAATTGCAAAATACAATGTACCGTTTTATTTTGGCGGTACAGCTCTTTTGATTGTTGTTGGTGTTGCAATAGATTTTGTTGGTCAGGTTGAATCTCATCTAATTAACAGGAATTATCAGGGATTTTTAACAAATGATAATTCAGGTAACAAAAAGAAAAAAGCTGGACTTAGTATAAGGTAG
- a CDS encoding DUF2892 domain-containing protein — translation MNVERGVMAIAGLFVFLSVLLGWLHSPYWFIFTGFVGVNLFQASFTKFCPMAVLLKKFGLKNGVVFDK, via the coding sequence ATGAACGTTGAAAGAGGGGTAATGGCAATTGCAGGGTTATTTGTTTTTTTAAGTGTTCTTCTTGGCTGGCTTCATTCTCCTTATTGGTTTATTTTTACAGGATTTGTAGGTGTGAATCTTTTTCAGGCATCATTTACAAAGTTTTGTCCCATGGCTGTTCTTTTAAAAAAATTTGGTCTTAAAAACGGAGTTGTGTTTGATAAGTAA
- the rpsM gene encoding 30S ribosomal protein S13, translating into MARIAGVDLPKNKRADIALTYIYGVGKTTASNILKSLDIDNSVKIMDLTDDEVNKIRRKIDGEYKVEGELRSERAMNIKRLMDLGSYRGLRHRRGLPVNGQRTKTNARTRKGPRRIAVTKKK; encoded by the coding sequence TTGGCTAGGATAGCAGGTGTAGATTTACCCAAAAATAAAAGAGCGGATATAGCTCTGACATATATTTACGGTGTTGGTAAAACAACAGCTTCTAATATATTGAAGAGTTTGGATATTGACAACTCAGTGAAAATAATGGATCTCACTGACGATGAAGTCAATAAAATCAGACGCAAAATTGACGGCGAATATAAAGTTGAAGGCGAGCTGAGAAGTGAAAGAGCCATGAACATTAAACGCCTAATGGATTTAGGGTCTTACAGGGGGCTTAGACATAGAAGAGGTCTTCCTGTGAACGGGCAAAGGACAAAAACCAATGCCAGGACAAGAAAAGGTCCTAGACGAATAGCTGTTACAAAGAAAAAATAA
- the rpsD gene encoding 30S ribosomal protein S4 produces MSRYRGAVCRHCRRENIKLFLKGDRCFTDKCAFERRSYAPGQHGQRRTKLTEYGIQLREKQKVRRLYGLSEKQFKLTFQKSSRLQGVTGENFLASLERRLDNVIYRLGFAPSRNQARQLVRHNHFKVNGKKVNIPSILVKSGDVVELVEKSRNNQSINDSLAAVERRGIAQWLELEKDNFKGFVKNMPVREDIALPIQENLIVEFYSR; encoded by the coding sequence TTGTCTCGATACAGGGGAGCGGTGTGCAGACATTGCAGACGTGAAAATATAAAATTATTTCTAAAAGGCGATAGGTGCTTTACAGATAAATGTGCATTTGAAAGACGTTCTTATGCTCCTGGTCAGCATGGACAGAGAAGAACAAAGCTTACTGAATATGGAATTCAGCTTAGAGAAAAACAAAAAGTAAGAAGGCTTTACGGGCTTTCTGAAAAGCAGTTTAAGCTGACTTTCCAGAAGTCATCAAGACTCCAGGGTGTAACAGGAGAAAATTTTCTGGCTTCACTTGAACGCAGGCTTGACAATGTGATTTATCGCCTTGGATTTGCACCTTCAAGAAACCAGGCAAGACAGCTTGTAAGGCATAATCATTTTAAAGTTAATGGTAAAAAAGTTAATATACCTTCAATATTGGTAAAGTCCGGCGATGTTGTTGAACTTGTTGAAAAGAGCAGGAACAATCAGAGTATAAATGACTCTCTTGCTGCTGTAGAAAGACGTGGAATTGCTCAGTGGCTTGAGCTTGAAAAAGATAATTTTAAAGGTTTTGTGAAGAATATGCCTGTAAGGGAAGACATTGCACTGCCTATCCAGGAGAATCTTATTGTTGAGTTTTACTCCAGGTAG